Below is a window of Nitrospirota bacterium DNA.
GAGGGCGCTAAGGACTCTCCTCCTTGAGACATAGAGGGCGATTATCACGATGCCCGTGACCAGGTAGATCAGGACCTCAACGGTAAACGCCAACTCCGCGCCCCGCTACATGGAAGTCCGGACAAGGAGGGGGCGAAGTATGCCCCCTCCGTCCCCGGGCAGCGCCGAACTTTGGTTTAAAGGCCCTCCGCCTTCTTTAGCGCATCTTCTACGTTTTCGTAACAACGCTTTTTCTCTTCCTCGGTAAGCTTCGAAGCGTCCTTTACATCCGAGAGTTTGCAGACGTACTGCTTCCCGGCCGCGTCCTTCAGGAGAACGAACTGCGTTGCCGTCGATTCCGTTATCTCCGGTTTCTTCTCTTCTGCCATTATCGCCTCCGGAGGAAGGCCCCGGCCCTCTGAGGGCCGGGGCCTTTTGGCTTATTTCTTACTAGAAACCAGCGATGTTGGGTATCTTCATGCCGTGGTGGAACAGGTAGGCGATGAGTATGGCCACCGGAATGATGAAGAGGAACAGGGCGATGAAGTACACCCAGATCATCTTGCCGAACTGGGCCTCCTTGAGCTTCTTGAAGTCGGTGATGATGCCGAGGCTCATGAAGGTGAGCATGAAGAAGAGCTTCCGCATGCCCTTCTCGACCGGCACCGCTCCCGCCTTCACGGATTTCAGGAATGGCGCCGCCTCCGGAGCTCCGGTCTGGCCGGGGCCGAAATAGAGGGCGAGCAGGAACAACCAGCAGAAGAAGTACCCGAGCACAAACTTGGGGAAACGGTGCCAGACCTCGGAGCCGGGCACCCGTTCCCCCGGTCTTCGGTCTATCCGGTACACCCAGACCAACGCCAGGATGAAGGCCCACAGGCCTATGAACATGTCGATCCACACCTTGGTCATGACCGCGCTCGAGGTGACGATGCCCTCCGGCCACACGGTGGCTCCTGCGGTTTCCACTTCCACCTTGTTGCGCATGAAGGAGTCCATGAGCTCGCCGGCCGCCGCGTCGGCCCCGTCGGTCTTGACCGACATGCCCATGGCGGCTCCGGCGACAAGAGGGTCTTTCGTTGTCGGCCAGACGTGCGTGAAGAATCCGGGCAGGACAACGAGCTCGATGACGGCCCATATGACGACCAGGGCGGAGACCATGATGGAGACCACCGGCTTGGCCCTCACCGCGCCGCCCGTGGCCACCGCTGCGGAGACGCCGCAGATGGAGATGCCCGAGCCAAGGACCGCGGCGGTCTTTCTGGGCAACTTGAATATCTTCCTCGATATGACATAGACGCCGGGCCAGAAGATAAGGTAAGCGACTATCGTCGCCGCGGCCCCGGCGACGAAAAGGTCGAAGGTCAGTGTGGTGGCCTGCTCCCCGAGTTGCTGGGACATGCCCGAGAGCTTTATCGGGAGGTATCCCAGCTTCACCCCGAGGGTGACGATGGCCGTTTTAATGTACCATTCCGGTTTTGCGGCCTCGCTGAGGTAGCCCGCGAACCCCCTGAAAAAGTTGCCGATGACGAGCCCTACGATGAGCGCGAGAATGAACGAGCCCCCGCCGCCCAGCGAGAGCGCAAAACCGAGCCCGTACTTCTCCATGTCCAGCTTGCTTGCCGCGATGAACCCGTGATGGCCGATGAACCAGGTCGCGATGGTAAGGAAGTAGATGATGGTCCACCCGGCAAGAAACTTCTTGAGGTTCCAGCGCATGAACGCCGCGCCAATGCACGCGGCCGCACCGAAAATCACGTAGGACCACACTACGCTCCACCACCCGAGGCCCGAGTAGAATCCCTTGGACGTGGCGCTGTATTTCTTTCCGAGGGCGTAAAACGCTCCGCCGATGGCGCCCTTGCCGCCCTCTGGGGGACTGAAGACCCATTTGGTCGGGTACGTCATCCAGCCCACCAGGTCCAGTCCGAATATGTTCACCATGGCCAGAAAGAAAAACCCGACACCGAGCCAGACGGCCCACCAGTCTTCCTGGGTCGTCATCCCGGTATACCATTTGCGATTAGGCTCTGCCATACGTAACCTCCCCTTTTACCCCTTGACTTCAACGATTCTGTTGAAGTAGTGCTGGGAATACTGGCGTATCCACTGGGGTATCGTGGAGTTGTCGAAGGCCATGAAGACCTGGGCCTTCTCTCCCGCCTTGAGGAGCCCCTCCTCTTTGAGATACCGCTCCATCCCGCGGTCAAGCTCTTCAAGCGTGGGAGCCGAGATGCTGTTGGTGCCGTGCTCCACGACCCAGTTTGCCCCGTCATGCCTTATCGTGCACTCCAGCAGCAAAGGGCACAGGCCTAATGAAATATTGAGGTTGGTACGACGAACAGGCCGACGACAAGGGCGATTACCGCGGCCACCAAAGACCATACGACCAGCTTCGTCTCGACGGGCTCCCAGGGCTCCGCCCCCGACAGCACGTCCTCGACTTCCAGAGCCTCGCCGGTCAATGTTCCGGTTCCCGAACCTTCCTTTTCCATTTTCCCCTCCTAAAATGGTTTAAGGATTTATACGGATTCGCCCGAACAGCTCGTCATGCAATAATGTAGAATTCCTTTTTGCTTTAGGTCAACGTGAAATTGTAATTTTAGGGAAGGAAAACCGTGCGCCCGGGATAGCGGGACAGACCCTGGAGGTGGCCCTTATCCCTGGAGGTGGAGAAAGGGTGAGGGCCGGTCTGTGCCGGGAGGCAGGGCGGCAGAGGGTCAGCGTGCCAAAGAAGAAGGCCCTTCTCTCCTGGGGCAGCCGGACGGAGAGGCGGAGTCTTGACCCGGCGGGAGGGCTCCGTGAGGGAAGTATATTCTATGGAGGCGGGCCTTTTCCGGGATGCGCCTCGTGAAAGGACCCTGTTCAATAACGCGGGGCGGGCAGGAACGTTCACTGACACTTCGCCAGCCACATCTCATAAAGCGAGTACAGCACCTGCACCGCCAGGGATATTCCCATGAGCACGCCGCCGACGATAACCGTGTAGGCGAAGACGGGCTTGTATTTCGTGAACCGCCAGGAGCCGATGTCCGTCAAAATCGCAAAGTAGGGGATAACCACCATGAAGGCCTTTACGTGCCTGTGCATCCTGCCCAGGGAGAGAATGGCTCCCGTGAACATGAACAGCATGCTGATGCCGAAGAGGTGCACGTGGGAAATCTCGGCCAGTCTTTTTATCGATTCCCCGGTATCGACCCGCGTGACCTTTTTTACTCCGTCGTACGTGGTAAAAGCCGGAAGGCTCCCCCCGCCTGGGGAGGTTATGGCATCTCACGCAATCGTTCTGGAATA
It encodes the following:
- a CDS encoding DUF5395 family protein produces the protein MLLECTIRHDGANWVVEHGTNSISAPTLEELDRGMERYLKEEGLLKAGEKAQVFMAFDNSTIPQWIRQYSQHYFNRIVEVKG
- a CDS encoding putative sulfate exporter family transporter; translation: MAEPNRKWYTGMTTQEDWWAVWLGVGFFFLAMVNIFGLDLVGWMTYPTKWVFSPPEGGKGAIGGAFYALGKKYSATSKGFYSGLGWWSVVWSYVIFGAAACIGAAFMRWNLKKFLAGWTIIYFLTIATWFIGHHGFIAASKLDMEKYGLGFALSLGGGGSFILALIVGLVIGNFFRGFAGYLSEAAKPEWYIKTAIVTLGVKLGYLPIKLSGMSQQLGEQATTLTFDLFVAGAAATIVAYLIFWPGVYVISRKIFKLPRKTAAVLGSGISICGVSAAVATGGAVRAKPVVSIMVSALVVIWAVIELVVLPGFFTHVWPTTKDPLVAGAAMGMSVKTDGADAAAGELMDSFMRNKVEVETAGATVWPEGIVTSSAVMTKVWIDMFIGLWAFILALVWVYRIDRRPGERVPGSEVWHRFPKFVLGYFFCWLFLLALYFGPGQTGAPEAAPFLKSVKAGAVPVEKGMRKLFFMLTFMSLGIITDFKKLKEAQFGKMIWVYFIALFLFIIPVAILIAYLFHHGMKIPNIAGF